From a region of the Campylobacter sp. genome:
- a CDS encoding NlpC/P60 family protein, which translates to MKQLIICALGAFLLVGCSSKAPSAGSQQAYVLNDYEEGITSVPGSEFNRPLIASVDDYTGTRAGGDCSGFITVLNDKYDDLFFNSKDLPKYFTNGRKSQAIYNYYSRRNLLSNTPRVGDLVFFQNTLRSNKGKVNNEISHIGIVREIYADGRVKFVHNTRGRNQADFVNLNKKNVHVAGQKMENSYIVRCGKDRISCLASNRFAGYGRVNN; encoded by the coding sequence ATGAAACAACTAATTATTTGCGCTTTGGGTGCGTTTTTGCTGGTCGGTTGCTCCTCAAAAGCCCCGTCTGCCGGCAGCCAGCAAGCGTATGTCTTAAACGATTATGAAGAAGGAATAACTTCGGTGCCAGGAAGCGAGTTTAACCGCCCGCTAATCGCATCTGTGGACGATTACACCGGCACTCGCGCGGGAGGGGACTGCAGCGGATTTATCACCGTGCTAAATGATAAATACGATGATCTATTTTTTAACTCAAAAGATCTGCCGAAATACTTCACAAACGGACGCAAATCCCAAGCAATATATAATTATTACAGCCGTAGAAATTTACTCAGCAATACGCCGCGAGTGGGGGATTTGGTGTTTTTTCAAAACACCTTGCGTTCTAACAAAGGTAAGGTCAATAACGAAATCAGCCATATCGGTATCGTGCGCGAGATATATGCCGATGGTCGCGTGAAATTCGTCCACAATACTCGTGGTAGAAATCAAGCGGACTTCGTAAATTTAAATAAGAAAAACGTCCATGTAGCGGGGCAAAAGATGGAAAATAGCTATATCGTGCGCTGCGGCAAAGACCGCATAAGCTGCCTAGCATCGAATCGCTTCGCAGGGTATGGACGAGTAAATAACTAG
- a CDS encoding rhomboid family intramembrane serine protease, producing MQSGKFTLAIIVANVLFFVISFALEYFFGFKSYLFFGLNPYFFEGMPWQLLSSFFMHGGVMHLVMNMAVLYQFGGILERAFGGIKFTLLYIVGGLLSGALCLIYIRYAMSMGEIVNIVGASGAICVLLGVIAYFDERNAGGIFIAILIMSFAPILMGVNVAWYAHIAGFVVGYGFGMIQKKFRIL from the coding sequence ATGCAATCGGGCAAATTTACTCTCGCGATCATTGTGGCGAATGTCCTATTTTTCGTGATTTCATTCGCATTAGAATATTTTTTCGGCTTTAAGTCCTATCTATTTTTTGGGCTCAATCCATATTTTTTCGAGGGGATGCCGTGGCAGCTACTAAGTTCATTTTTTATGCACGGCGGAGTGATGCATCTAGTGATGAATATGGCAGTTTTGTATCAATTCGGTGGGATTTTAGAGCGAGCGTTCGGTGGGATAAAATTTACGCTACTTTACATCGTAGGCGGGCTGCTGAGTGGCGCTTTGTGTCTAATTTATATCCGTTATGCCATGAGCATGGGAGAAATCGTCAATATCGTAGGCGCTAGCGGCGCTATTTGCGTGCTTTTAGGCGTGATTGCTTATTTTGATGAACGCAATGCGGGCGGGATTTTTATCGCGATTTTGATAATGAGCTTTGCGCCGATACTAATGGGCGTAAATGTAGCATGGTATGCGCACATAGCGGGATTCGTGGTCGGTTATGGCTTTGGAATGATCCAGAAAAAATTTAGAATTTTGTAG
- a CDS encoding histidine phosphatase family protein, whose amino-acid sequence MKRIYFIRHAEAQSGGKSDFERALSQVGELCANKLGEKLRSLGLMPDLIITSSAIRALHTAQLIANALDATKRVASLRELYDASLWDLAKFVRSLDEKRFFGCSVNVEKYNAVGLSSEKPRDANAENSAFKSAKIPASIGENNALSCNDVEISSTDVMRNFNAASAECVFIVGHNPTIGGICSLLGKKEVDKFPPCSICGLEFDVHKFSDITDHSGKKVMLQCP is encoded by the coding sequence ATGAAACGGATATATTTTATAAGACATGCCGAGGCGCAAAGCGGCGGCAAAAGCGATTTTGAACGGGCATTAAGCCAAGTGGGCGAACTTTGTGCAAATAAACTTGGAGAAAAGCTGCGTAGTTTGGGACTTATGCCTGATTTGATTATTACAAGTTCGGCTATACGCGCACTCCATACGGCGCAACTTATCGCTAATGCGTTGGATGCGACAAAAAGGGTAGCGTCATTGCGAGAGTTATACGACGCAAGCTTATGGGATTTGGCAAAGTTTGTTCGCAGCTTGGATGAGAAACGATTTTTTGGGTGCAGTGTGAATGTTGAAAAATACAATGCGGTTGGTCTGAGTAGCGAAAAACCTCGCGACGCAAACGCGGAAAATTCTGCTTTTAAGAGCGCTAAAATTCCCGCTAGCATTGGCGAAAATAATGCGCTATCTTGCAATGATGTGGAAATTTCTAGCACAGATGTTATGCGAAATTTTAACGCAGCTAGCGCGGAATGCGTATTTATCGTTGGACATAATCCGACAATAGGCGGAATTTGCTCGCTTTTAGGCAAGAAGGAAGTCGATAAATTTCCTCCTTGTTCGATTTGCGGCTTAGAATTTGACGTTCATAAATTCTCAGATATTACCGATCATAGTGGCAAGAAGGTAATGCTACAATGCCCTTAA
- a CDS encoding ferritin family protein, whose product MRQYETYRCEKCGAEVEVQKVGGGALSCCGEPMKCITEDLTQVNLMKAFAGESQARNKYDLYGDLAKEAGFHAIARHFYEAAQNEKWHARAELKAHHAAAGIPLDKMDKNLLDAAAGERYEHESMYPSFAKIATEEGKKEVARLFNAISKVEQEHEREYNELQKILLEEGFFESFDEEVWVCEVCGHVHRGKKAPGACPLCKAPREYFKKQRLV is encoded by the coding sequence ATGAGACAGTACGAAACTTACAGATGCGAAAAGTGCGGCGCGGAGGTCGAGGTGCAAAAAGTAGGCGGCGGTGCGCTTAGCTGCTGTGGCGAGCCGATGAAATGTATCACCGAGGATCTGACGCAGGTAAATTTAATGAAGGCGTTCGCAGGCGAGTCTCAAGCGCGCAACAAATACGATCTTTACGGCGATTTAGCCAAAGAAGCTGGCTTTCACGCCATTGCACGACATTTTTACGAGGCTGCCCAAAACGAAAAATGGCATGCCAGAGCCGAGCTAAAGGCGCATCATGCAGCCGCAGGCATTCCGCTTGATAAGATGGATAAAAATCTGCTTGATGCCGCCGCCGGCGAGCGCTACGAGCACGAGAGTATGTATCCGAGCTTCGCTAAAATCGCGACCGAAGAGGGCAAAAAAGAGGTAGCGCGCCTTTTTAACGCTATCAGCAAGGTCGAGCAGGAGCACGAGCGCGAATACAACGAGCTTCAAAAGATTCTGCTAGAAGAGGGCTTTTTCGAGAGTTTTGACGAGGAAGTTTGGGTGTGCGAGGTCTGCGGCCACGTTCATCGCGGTAAGAAAGCCCCGGGCGCCTGTCCGCTTTGCAAGGCTCCGCGCGAGTATTTCAAAAAACAAAGGCTAGTTTAA
- a CDS encoding tyrosine-type recombinase/integrase codes for MKFPLDYKDSFEKSLLFWLVKFVRYKLSALSNKELKNDALFRRASLALNHEVASIGELERLAKDARNAGLTGINTYFNPLKKFYEAIMQYGLESMKNIDEELLSEILASITGGLSDASKKNYRIALINFFGFIDRQNEQDGTSHNFGIELKHWGGISGSRGTKLPEFMSEEELKRFLDAINLSEFPSFAHRNRLIVKIIVYTGIRVGEAINLKRKDIAPEGDLFVIRIRGKGNKYRIVMIKRHLIEEHLNALETNFANKEGYLFVTKNGAPLTQAYVSGIVEKILMSAGIRKEKNGAHMLRHTFATMLYKKQKDLVLVQEALGHASLNTSRIYTHFDSDKLRLAAKVAEEFEE; via the coding sequence ATGAAATTCCCGCTCGATTATAAGGATAGCTTTGAAAAATCGCTGCTGTTTTGGCTCGTAAAATTCGTGCGCTACAAGCTAAGCGCGCTATCGAATAAGGAACTGAAAAACGACGCGCTGTTTCGCCGCGCGAGCCTGGCTCTAAATCACGAGGTAGCAAGTATCGGCGAACTCGAGCGGCTCGCAAAAGATGCGCGAAATGCGGGACTTACCGGCATCAATACCTATTTTAACCCGCTTAAAAAATTTTACGAAGCGATCATGCAGTACGGTCTTGAGAGCATGAAAAATATCGACGAGGAGCTTTTGAGCGAAATTTTAGCTTCCATTACGGGTGGACTGAGCGATGCGAGCAAAAAAAATTACCGAATCGCGCTGATAAATTTTTTCGGCTTCATCGACCGCCAAAACGAGCAGGACGGCACCTCACATAACTTCGGCATCGAGCTTAAGCACTGGGGCGGTATTAGCGGCAGCCGCGGCACGAAGCTTCCGGAGTTTATGAGCGAGGAGGAGCTGAAGCGGTTTTTGGACGCGATAAATTTAAGCGAGTTTCCCTCCTTTGCTCATCGCAACCGCCTAATCGTAAAAATAATCGTCTATACGGGTATCCGCGTGGGCGAAGCGATAAATCTCAAGCGCAAAGATATCGCGCCCGAGGGCGATCTTTTCGTAATCCGAATCCGCGGCAAGGGCAATAAATACCGCATCGTAATGATCAAGCGCCACCTAATTGAGGAGCATCTAAATGCGCTGGAGACGAACTTTGCAAACAAAGAGGGCTATCTTTTCGTCACCAAAAACGGCGCGCCGCTTACCCAAGCCTACGTCAGCGGCATCGTGGAGAAAATTTTAATGAGCGCGGGCATCCGCAAGGAAAAAAACGGCGCTCACATGCTGCGCCACACTTTCGCGACGATGCTTTACAAAAAGCAAAAAGACCTCGTGCTCGTCCAAGAAGCCCTCGGTCACGCGAGCCTAAACACTTCGCGCATCTACACCCACTTCGACAGCGACAAACTACGCCTTGCGGCAAAGGTCGCGGAGGAATTCGAGGAGTGA
- a CDS encoding AsmA-like C-terminal domain-containing protein: protein MNKFHIISAVFRHARFDFGAEFFDEAMMFRTLARFFLCITILFIICAVGLKHGIAISQLDVGFAKLEGFYLKLNKSLVLRIKNLEITQNNTQNLEQNSTDLRTQSEKILEFSKKISLINSFFEEIDVQNLKIKGESLKLKYKSDVFYADTRFFRLSSKITPGSNGLSFDPIELELNDFNLTLHGTARANFRADTYDFNGTFASHEIAGELDVHNIGSELNIEINRASALSLKNFMNELGALTGLNPLANEWIYGKAVAQNYYIENLHAKIDLKDPRPIAENVSATAYAQDLTIKFQPQIEAVTVKDANITLKNDYLSFTLNEPKFKGKSLEGSGVRIGGLFEERPVVYLDLRTKESLGKDLIAILQSYGIDEPVYPLGGGIDARVLIDVDVEKESAKVDANVTLKDADLMISKAKFHSKAARVHITEKKIDIKDANLQNEIFNATASGSIDIATRKAKFNGVIHSFNLSPNGKEILKFGDARDNISLDFSGKAPVLSSQFLGAKMSFGERIEISSPDISGILPFSKTLKNAGISGGDLKILTSDFTNLDISSSNLIFDFGLLNKDGSHYKNDSFALRVRGGDLEGSSGSGKISLKINKGGNFVSLKDVDVAINTSVQTSEFNSGTKERSPINFSGQNSAIVLSDLNKTLKFTHFNGVLDGKNMNLNANFKRGDVKLIFKKSLLQIFAQNISGEALNQFLGSQSFDGGVFTLKASGIDPRNYRGEINVQNTYLKDYIIYQRLLSFINSVPSLLTFKTPDFNDRGFSVQKGKIYFRRSGDKIYINAMSFTGSSADIAGNGEVDMKSGALNIDLELKYLKDASSIISKIPLLNHIILGENNTISTIIEIRGTTKKPTYSTGVATDVLKTPYNLIKNTLMLPFVIFGDSEESK, encoded by the coding sequence TTGAATAAATTTCATATTATAAGCGCAGTTTTTCGGCACGCCCGCTTTGATTTTGGGGCGGAGTTTTTTGATGAGGCGATGATGTTTAGAACTTTGGCTAGATTTTTTTTGTGCATAACCATACTTTTTATAATCTGTGCGGTAGGCCTAAAACACGGTATTGCGATTTCGCAGCTGGACGTGGGCTTTGCAAAGCTCGAGGGGTTTTATCTCAAGCTAAATAAAAGCCTCGTGCTGCGCATCAAAAATCTTGAAATTACGCAAAATAATACACAAAATTTAGAGCAAAATTCCACCGATCTGCGCACGCAAAGCGAAAAAATTTTAGAATTTAGCAAAAAAATCTCGCTAATTAACTCCTTTTTCGAAGAGATCGACGTGCAAAATTTAAAGATCAAAGGCGAAAGCCTAAAGCTAAAATACAAAAGCGACGTTTTTTACGCCGATACGCGGTTTTTTAGGCTAAGCTCAAAGATCACGCCTGGCTCAAACGGACTTAGCTTTGATCCGATCGAGCTTGAGCTAAATGATTTTAATCTCACTCTGCACGGCACGGCGCGAGCAAATTTCAGAGCCGATACGTATGATTTTAACGGTACCTTCGCTTCGCACGAGATCGCGGGCGAGCTTGACGTGCACAATATCGGCTCGGAGCTAAATATCGAGATAAACCGCGCCTCGGCCTTGAGTCTGAAAAATTTTATGAATGAGCTGGGCGCACTTACGGGGCTAAATCCTCTTGCGAACGAGTGGATCTACGGCAAGGCGGTCGCGCAAAACTACTACATCGAGAATCTGCACGCCAAAATCGATCTGAAAGATCCGCGCCCGATCGCCGAAAACGTTAGCGCCACGGCTTACGCGCAGGATCTTACGATAAAATTTCAACCGCAAATCGAAGCCGTAACGGTGAAAGATGCAAACATCACGCTCAAAAACGATTATCTAAGCTTCACGCTGAACGAGCCTAAATTTAAAGGCAAAAGCCTGGAGGGAAGCGGCGTGCGTATCGGCGGGCTTTTTGAAGAGAGGCCGGTCGTGTATCTGGATCTGCGGACCAAGGAGAGTTTGGGCAAGGACCTTATAGCGATCCTGCAAAGCTACGGCATAGATGAGCCCGTATATCCGCTTGGCGGCGGGATCGATGCGCGCGTGCTGATAGACGTAGACGTCGAAAAGGAAAGCGCCAAGGTGGATGCGAACGTGACGCTAAAAGACGCCGATCTGATGATCTCCAAAGCGAAATTTCACTCCAAAGCCGCGCGGGTGCATATCACAGAAAAAAAGATCGATATCAAAGACGCAAATCTGCAAAATGAAATTTTTAACGCCACTGCAAGCGGCAGTATCGATATCGCCACGCGCAAAGCTAAATTTAACGGCGTTATTCATAGCTTCAATCTCTCCCCGAACGGCAAAGAAATTTTAAAATTTGGTGACGCGCGAGATAATATAAGCCTTGATTTTAGCGGCAAAGCGCCAGTGCTGAGCTCGCAATTTTTAGGCGCGAAGATGAGCTTCGGCGAGCGGATCGAGATCAGCTCGCCCGATATTAGCGGAATTTTGCCCTTTTCTAAGACGCTTAAAAACGCGGGCATTAGCGGCGGAGATCTTAAAATTTTAACCAGCGATTTTACAAACTTAGATATCAGCAGCAGCAATCTCATCTTTGATTTCGGTCTGCTGAACAAGGACGGAAGCCATTATAAAAACGACTCTTTCGCGCTTCGAGTGCGCGGCGGCGATCTGGAAGGCTCTAGCGGAAGCGGTAAAATTTCTCTCAAAATCAACAAAGGCGGCAACTTCGTCTCTTTAAAAGACGTGGACGTCGCGATCAATACGAGCGTGCAAACCAGCGAGTTTAATAGCGGCACAAAGGAGCGCTCGCCGATAAATTTCAGCGGGCAAAATTCTGCGATCGTGCTATCCGATCTTAATAAGACGCTTAAATTTACGCACTTTAACGGCGTGCTGGACGGTAAAAATATGAATTTAAACGCAAATTTTAAGCGCGGCGACGTGAAGTTGATCTTTAAAAAGAGCTTGCTTCAAATTTTTGCGCAAAACATCAGCGGCGAGGCGCTTAATCAATTTCTGGGCTCGCAGAGCTTCGACGGAGGGGTCTTTACGCTAAAAGCAAGCGGCATCGATCCGCGCAACTACCGCGGCGAGATCAACGTGCAAAACACCTATCTGAAGGACTACATCATCTATCAAAGGCTGCTTAGCTTTATAAACTCCGTGCCGTCGCTACTTACTTTTAAGACGCCCGATTTCAACGATCGCGGCTTTAGCGTGCAGAAGGGCAAAATTTACTTTCGCCGCAGCGGCGATAAAATTTACATAAACGCGATGAGCTTTACCGGCAGTAGCGCCGACATCGCCGGCAACGGCGAAGTGGATATGAAAAGCGGCGCGCTGAATATCGATCTGGAGCTTAAATACCTCAAAGACGCAAGCTCGATAATCTCAAAAATCCCGCTGCTAAATCATATCATCTTGGGCGAAAACAACACGATCTCCACGATCATCGAGATTCGCGGCACGACGAAAAAGCCCACCTATTCGACCGGCGTTGCGACCGACGTGCTAAAAACGCCGTATAATCTCATCAAAAACACGCTGATGCTGCCTTTCGTGATCTTCGGCGACAGCGAGGAGAGCAAATGA
- the mltG gene encoding endolytic transglycosylase MltG, with protein sequence MKFFIKLIKAACICIELAAILLLAVGFDLHERVGNATTVQIGQGSSTKILSELSKSYPKFTKFDARLLSFYGGAKTGELELSGENLPKYQFLYELSVAKPVMNEIKLIPGETTIVFLKQLAKDRGLSFSELEREYNATAPFYEGFLVPETYKISKNESEKNIIDHLISSAQKFHEGLSRELSGDYNATAWKQVLIKASVIQKEAANADEMPLVASVIDNRLAKNMRLQMDGTLNYGEFSHVKITPQRIRTDTSHYNTYLNDGLPKEPVCVVSRDAIRAVFAPAKSEYLYFMRNKKTGLHDFARTQAEHERNVKAQR encoded by the coding sequence ATGAAATTCTTTATAAAGCTCATCAAAGCGGCGTGCATTTGTATCGAGCTTGCGGCTATTTTACTTTTGGCCGTGGGCTTTGATCTGCACGAGCGCGTCGGCAACGCGACAACCGTGCAGATAGGTCAGGGTAGCTCAACGAAAATTTTATCCGAACTCTCAAAGAGCTATCCAAAATTTACGAAATTTGACGCGAGGCTGCTTTCTTTTTACGGCGGCGCAAAAACCGGCGAGCTGGAGCTTAGCGGCGAAAATTTGCCCAAATATCAGTTTTTATATGAATTAAGTGTCGCAAAACCCGTGATGAACGAGATCAAGCTGATCCCGGGCGAGACTACGATCGTGTTTTTAAAACAGCTGGCGAAAGATCGCGGGCTAAGCTTTAGCGAGCTTGAGCGCGAATACAACGCCACAGCGCCGTTTTACGAGGGCTTTCTGGTGCCTGAAACCTACAAAATTAGCAAAAACGAAAGCGAAAAAAATATCATCGACCACCTCATCTCAAGCGCGCAAAAATTCCACGAAGGATTGTCGCGCGAGCTTAGCGGCGACTATAACGCCACGGCGTGGAAGCAGGTGCTGATCAAGGCTTCGGTCATTCAAAAAGAGGCCGCAAACGCCGATGAAATGCCGCTCGTAGCCTCCGTCATCGACAATCGCTTAGCCAAAAATATGCGCCTTCAGATGGACGGCACGCTGAATTACGGCGAGTTTTCGCACGTCAAGATCACTCCGCAGCGCATCCGCACCGACACCAGCCACTACAATACCTACCTCAACGACGGACTTCCCAAAGAGCCCGTGTGCGTGGTCTCTCGCGATGCGATACGCGCCGTTTTCGCGCCTGCAAAGAGCGAGTATCTGTATTTTATGCGAAATAAAAAAACGGGGCTTCACGATTTTGCGCGCACGCAAGCAGAGCACGAGCGCAACGTAAAAGCGCAGAGGTAA
- a CDS encoding 4Fe-4S binding protein, whose amino-acid sequence MSENESQRAVWTDESRCKACNICVSVCPSGAIAMRQDEGAVQGMMIDVVDEGACIGCRECELHCPDFAIFVAPKGFKFARLSSQAREMAEKIKNNNFMKPKDA is encoded by the coding sequence ATGAGCGAAAACGAGAGCCAGCGCGCCGTTTGGACGGATGAGAGCCGCTGTAAGGCGTGCAATATCTGCGTAAGCGTCTGTCCTAGCGGCGCGATCGCGATGAGACAGGACGAGGGCGCCGTGCAGGGCATGATGATCGACGTGGTGGATGAGGGCGCCTGTATCGGCTGTAGGGAGTGCGAGTTGCACTGCCCTGATTTTGCGATTTTCGTTGCGCCCAAAGGCTTTAAATTCGCTCGTCTAAGCTCGCAGGCTAGAGAGATGGCAGAAAAGATCAAAAACAATAATTTTATGAAACCCAAGGACGCATAA
- a CDS encoding 2-oxoglutarate synthase subunit alpha: MREVISTGNALIARAAIDCGCNFFGGYPITPSSEIAHEMSRLLPKVGGKFIQMEDEISGISVALGASMSGAKAMTASSGPGISLKSEQIGLGFIAEIPLLIVNVMRGGPSTGLPTRVAQGDILQARNPTHGDFQSIVLCPGSLKEAYTQTVRAFNIAERFMTPVFLLLDETLGHMQAKAVLPEISDLKIERRAEFKGSPKDYEPYDAAPDKAAVLNPFFRGYHYHITGLHHGAKGFPTENEQIVDRSIKRLFNKISAHEDEIVQYEEFMLDDADACIIAYGSVSLAAKDAILKLRGQGVRVGLFRPITLWPSPARKLRELGERFNKILIAELNLGQYLLEVQRACLRDDFKTLLKANGRPISPSEIIEKVKEL, encoded by the coding sequence ATGAGAGAGGTAATTTCCACAGGCAACGCCTTAATTGCGCGTGCGGCGATTGATTGCGGCTGTAATTTTTTTGGCGGCTACCCGATCACGCCGAGCAGCGAGATCGCGCACGAGATGAGTCGCTTGCTACCTAAAGTCGGAGGTAAATTTATCCAGATGGAGGATGAAATTTCGGGCATTTCTGTAGCTTTAGGCGCGTCTATGAGCGGTGCAAAGGCGATGACGGCAAGCTCCGGTCCTGGAATTTCGCTAAAATCAGAGCAGATTGGACTTGGCTTCATCGCTGAAATTCCGCTTTTAATCGTAAATGTTATGCGCGGAGGTCCTAGCACCGGGCTTCCTACGCGAGTGGCACAGGGCGATATTTTGCAAGCTCGCAACCCCACTCACGGCGATTTTCAAAGCATCGTGCTGTGTCCGGGCTCGCTAAAGGAGGCTTACACGCAAACCGTGCGTGCCTTCAATATAGCCGAGCGGTTTATGACGCCGGTATTTTTGCTACTTGATGAGACGCTTGGGCATATGCAAGCAAAGGCGGTGCTCCCTGAAATTTCGGATCTAAAAATCGAGCGCAGGGCGGAATTTAAAGGTAGTCCGAAAGATTATGAGCCTTACGATGCTGCGCCCGATAAGGCTGCGGTGCTAAATCCCTTTTTTAGAGGATATCACTATCACATAACGGGGCTGCATCACGGTGCGAAGGGCTTTCCGACTGAAAACGAGCAGATCGTGGATCGCTCTATAAAAAGGCTTTTTAATAAAATTTCGGCGCATGAAGATGAGATCGTGCAATACGAGGAATTTATGCTAGATGACGCTGATGCTTGCATCATCGCCTACGGCAGCGTTAGTCTAGCCGCAAAAGACGCGATTTTAAAGCTACGTGGGCAAGGCGTGCGTGTGGGACTTTTTCGCCCGATCACGCTGTGGCCAAGCCCAGCGCGCAAGCTAAGGGAGCTAGGGGAGAGATTTAATAAAATTTTGATCGCCGAGCTAAATTTAGGGCAGTATCTGCTAGAGGTGCAGCGCGCTTGTTTGAGAGATGATTTTAAGACGCTTCTTAAGGCAAACGGCAGACCGATCAGCCCTAGCGAGATTATCGAGAAAGTAAAGGAGCTTTAA
- a CDS encoding 2-oxoglutarate ferredoxin oxidoreductase subunit beta has translation MAFDYDKYLRTDKMPTLWCWGCGDGVILKAIIRAIDRVGWSMDDVCVVSGIGCSGRMSSYIDCNTVHTTHGRAIAYATGIKLANPGKHVIVVTGDGDGLAIGGNHTIHGCRRNIDLNHILVNNFIYGLTNSQTSPTTPRGFWTVTAQYGNVDPSFDAAKLAIAAGATFVGRESVTNPEKIERLLAKGFEHEGYSFFDIFSNCHVNLGRKNKMSEAVQMLKWLDSRTISKAKFDALSEDERAGLFPIGVLHEDNEHTEYTKAYQKVIDAAQSGEAINFEGLR, from the coding sequence ATGGCGTTTGATTACGATAAATATCTAAGAACGGACAAGATGCCTACGCTTTGGTGCTGGGGCTGCGGCGACGGAGTGATCTTAAAAGCGATCATCCGCGCAATTGACCGCGTAGGCTGGAGCATGGACGATGTGTGCGTGGTAAGCGGTATCGGCTGTAGCGGTAGGATGTCTAGTTACATAGACTGCAATACCGTCCATACGACGCACGGGCGTGCGATAGCTTATGCTACGGGTATCAAGCTCGCAAATCCAGGCAAACACGTAATCGTAGTTACTGGCGATGGCGACGGGCTTGCGATAGGGGGCAATCACACGATCCATGGATGCCGCCGCAATATCGATCTAAATCATATTTTAGTAAACAATTTCATCTACGGGCTTACGAACTCGCAGACGAGCCCTACGACGCCGCGCGGATTTTGGACGGTTACGGCACAATACGGCAATGTCGATCCCAGCTTTGATGCGGCAAAACTTGCGATTGCCGCTGGAGCAACTTTTGTCGGACGCGAGAGCGTGACAAATCCCGAAAAAATCGAGCGACTTCTAGCCAAGGGCTTTGAGCACGAGGGTTATAGTTTTTTTGATATTTTTAGCAACTGCCACGTAAATTTGGGTCGTAAAAATAAAATGAGCGAGGCGGTGCAAATGCTAAAGTGGCTTGATTCGCGAACGATTTCTAAAGCAAAATTTGACGCTCTTAGCGAGGATGAGCGAGCGGGGCTATTTCCGATTGGGGTTTTGCACGAAGATAATGAGCACACCGAATACACAAAGGCGTATCAAAAGGTGATAGACGCGGCACAAAGCGGCGAAGCGATAAATTTTGAAGGACTAAGATGA
- a CDS encoding 2-oxoacid:acceptor oxidoreductase family protein: protein MNQLRFVGVGGQGVILAGEILAAAKIAHGGYGIKASTYTSQVRGGPTKVDIILSDEEILYPYASDGEIDFMLATAQSSYDAFKNGVKKDGVIVIEPNLVAPSDEDRASFKIYEIPIITIAKYEVGNVITQSVVALAIAVELSRCMDSGLVKEQMLRSVPEKTRALNEKAYDLGMKYAREVLETE, encoded by the coding sequence ATGAATCAATTAAGATTTGTGGGAGTGGGCGGTCAAGGCGTGATTTTAGCAGGCGAAATTCTAGCTGCGGCAAAGATCGCGCACGGCGGCTATGGAATCAAGGCATCTACGTATACCTCTCAGGTACGCGGCGGACCTACGAAAGTGGATATTATCTTAAGCGATGAAGAAATTCTATATCCTTACGCGAGCGATGGCGAGATCGATTTCATGCTCGCAACGGCGCAGAGTAGCTACGATGCTTTCAAAAATGGCGTGAAAAAAGACGGCGTGATCGTAATCGAGCCGAATTTAGTAGCACCGAGCGATGAGGATAGGGCAAGCTTTAAAATTTATGAAATTCCAATCATTACTATCGCAAAATACGAAGTTGGAAATGTCATCACTCAAAGTGTCGTGGCTCTAGCGATCGCAGTAGAGCTTAGTCGCTGTATGGACTCAGGGCTAGTAAAAGAGCAAATGCTCCGCTCTGTGCCTGAAAAAACCCGTGCGCTAAATGAAAAGGCGTATGATTTGGGGATGAAATACGCGAGAGAGGTTTTGGAGACGGAGTAA
- a CDS encoding flavodoxin domain-containing protein produces MKKLLVYATKGGDTKVVSEYIASKLGFEIKEAKELNEEDLAGASAFIFAASTHGDGQIQAKFDDKLELLNKTDFDGRKVALIGVGNVERHGSDFCSGMSAFLPVLKKANLIGDWGAEGYKFKHSRAFINGKFVGLTIDFKGDEHWQARADKWIAAVKGEF; encoded by the coding sequence ATGAAAAAACTATTAGTTTACGCCACCAAAGGCGGCGATACGAAGGTCGTGAGCGAATACATCGCTTCAAAGCTCGGCTTTGAGATCAAGGAGGCCAAAGAGCTAAATGAGGAGGATTTGGCGGGCGCTAGCGCGTTTATTTTTGCGGCTTCGACGCACGGCGACGGACAGATCCAGGCCAAATTTGACGACAAATTGGAGCTTTTAAACAAAACTGATTTTGACGGACGCAAGGTCGCGCTCATAGGCGTTGGCAACGTCGAGCGCCACGGCAGCGATTTTTGCAGCGGCATGAGCGCGTTTTTGCCGGTGCTTAAAAAAGCCAATCTCATCGGCGATTGGGGCGCGGAGGGCTATAAATTTAAACATTCGCGCGCCTTCATAAACGGCAAATTCGTAGGTCTTACGATCGATTTTAAGGGCGACGAGCACTGGCAGGCGAGGGCTGATAAATGGATCGCCGCGGTTAAAGGCGAGTTTTAA